Proteins encoded together in one Pseudobacteroides sp. window:
- the metG gene encoding methionine--tRNA ligase produces the protein MKVFIGGAWPYANGSLHIGHIAALLPGDVLARYFRLKGFEVCYAAGSDCHGTPIEIRAGREGVLPEEIANRYHDEFMDCFNKLGFTYDIYAKTNDSHHIYFVQQFFKELLKSGYIYSKSIEQVFCTVCNKFLPDRFVAGKCPNCGNSAKGDQCDSCGSLLDSSYLNEKLCGICGETPIYKESEHLFLALSKLEHFIKEYVDGCSSGWRNNAVGLSRRYIDEGFPDRAVTRDLEWGISVPVEGFENKKIYVWVDAVLGYLSASKNWAETSGVSWEALWGESSVHYYVHGKDNIPFHTIILPALLKANGDLHLPDRIVSSEYLTLEGKKISTSQEWAIWIPDIIQRYNPDTVRYFLIANGPEKRDTDFSWREFINSHNGELLGTYGNFVNRSLVFIQKSYDGEVPEGQCDLKIKGSLHDLYKIVGDLIEQGNFKDALESIFSFIRSANKYFDEERPWITVKEDLEKCRNTLYTCVQIIANISVLLSPFLPNTSSQVYLILKIESVDWSYKHIPPGVKLGPVKILFERIEKERIDEEMKKLLNK, from the coding sequence ATGAAAGTATTTATTGGGGGAGCATGGCCTTATGCGAATGGGTCACTTCATATCGGGCATATTGCTGCTTTGCTTCCGGGAGATGTTTTGGCGAGGTACTTTAGATTGAAGGGCTTTGAAGTTTGTTATGCTGCTGGAAGTGATTGTCATGGCACACCGATTGAAATCAGAGCAGGCAGAGAAGGTGTGTTGCCGGAAGAAATAGCAAATCGATATCATGATGAATTTATGGATTGTTTTAATAAGCTGGGATTTACTTATGACATATATGCTAAAACCAATGATTCACATCATATTTATTTTGTTCAGCAATTCTTTAAAGAGCTTTTAAAGAGTGGTTATATTTATTCAAAAAGCATCGAGCAGGTATTTTGCACTGTATGTAATAAGTTTCTCCCTGACAGATTTGTTGCAGGGAAGTGTCCGAACTGTGGAAATAGTGCAAAGGGGGATCAATGTGATTCATGTGGAAGTCTTTTAGACTCATCGTACTTGAATGAGAAATTATGTGGTATATGTGGTGAAACTCCAATTTATAAGGAGTCTGAGCATTTATTTTTAGCATTATCCAAGCTTGAGCATTTTATCAAAGAATATGTAGATGGTTGTTCTAGTGGATGGAGAAATAATGCTGTTGGTCTTTCAAGAAGATATATTGATGAGGGTTTTCCAGATAGGGCTGTGACAAGAGACCTTGAGTGGGGGATATCGGTTCCTGTAGAGGGGTTTGAAAACAAAAAGATATATGTGTGGGTTGATGCGGTTTTAGGGTATCTATCAGCAAGTAAGAATTGGGCAGAGACTTCAGGTGTAAGTTGGGAAGCTTTGTGGGGAGAAAGCTCGGTACATTATTATGTACACGGTAAAGATAATATTCCTTTCCATACCATTATATTGCCGGCATTACTTAAGGCAAACGGTGATTTGCATCTGCCGGACAGAATAGTATCAAGTGAGTATCTAACCCTAGAGGGAAAAAAGATATCAACAAGCCAGGAATGGGCAATTTGGATTCCGGATATTATCCAGCGTTATAATCCAGATACAGTAAGATACTTCTTAATTGCAAACGGACCGGAAAAGAGAGACACTGATTTTTCCTGGAGGGAATTTATAAACAGCCATAATGGTGAGCTGCTAGGTACCTATGGAAATTTTGTAAATAGAAGTCTTGTATTCATACAAAAATCATATGATGGGGAAGTACCAGAAGGGCAGTGTGATCTTAAAATTAAGGGTTCATTGCATGATCTTTATAAAATAGTTGGAGATCTAATAGAGCAGGGGAATTTTAAGGATGCACTTGAATCAATATTTTCATTCATACGGTCAGCAAACAAGTATTTTGATGAAGAAAGACCGTGGATTACAGTTAAGGAGGATCTTGAGAAATGCCGAAATACTTTATATACATGCGTTCAAATTATTGCCAATATTTCTGTATTATTAAGTCCATTTTTGCCAAATACCTCATCGCAAGTATATCTTATACTCAAAATAGAAAGTGTAGACTGGAGTTATAAGCATATACCACCGGGAGTAAAATTAGGGCCAGTTAAAATATTGTTTGAACGTATTGAAAAAGAAAGGATTGATGAGGAGATGAAAAAATTACTAAATAAATAG
- a CDS encoding ABC transporter substrate-binding protein: MKRFKKLLAVVACVSMMSTLFAGCGDKEDPAASTEPSPSAVASDAVPSAEPSKDPAQDRANLEGEVSFWYFNKDEAPNIVKEFNAAFPKVKVNLSVIPDKDQQYQNKLTSAIRAGSGAPDVFGVESAFVKRFIDMPDAFADLTDRAKDYVSNMVPYTVDIGTDKEGKLRAVAHQAAAGALTFKKPLAKKYLGTDDPTAIAEMMSTPEKMLDTAKKLKDASGGKVSLFPTFEEPQKLYLGGRSQGWVVDNKLNIDQKMIDFIDFAKTLRDNKYEASLDQWSPGWSAAIADDEKALVWVCPTWGIPWIIGSNDKKAADGGRWGLAKPPFPFFWGGTWFGMYSKSTKQDVAWELVKYFTTDKEFMKKWATNNQDFPNNLQAISEGSAEDSKIMGTNVFKFYEPFVKDINGKILTKYDDTIENAFIDCMRSFLAGKIKSKEDMLKTFKDKVKTNLKDITVE, translated from the coding sequence ATGAAAAGGTTCAAAAAACTATTGGCAGTGGTAGCTTGTGTTTCTATGATGTCCACCTTATTTGCTGGCTGTGGTGATAAAGAAGATCCAGCGGCATCAACAGAACCTTCCCCTTCAGCTGTAGCTTCAGATGCAGTACCAAGTGCTGAGCCATCAAAAGATCCAGCTCAGGACAGAGCAAATCTTGAAGGCGAAGTTTCATTCTGGTACTTTAACAAGGACGAAGCTCCAAACATTGTTAAAGAATTCAATGCAGCTTTCCCAAAAGTTAAAGTTAACTTATCAGTTATTCCTGATAAGGATCAACAGTACCAGAACAAACTTACTTCAGCTATAAGAGCTGGTTCAGGTGCTCCTGATGTATTCGGTGTTGAATCTGCATTTGTTAAGAGATTCATCGACATGCCAGATGCATTTGCAGACTTGACTGACAGAGCAAAGGATTATGTTAGCAACATGGTTCCATATACTGTTGATATAGGAACTGACAAGGAAGGCAAACTTAGAGCCGTAGCTCATCAGGCTGCTGCTGGTGCTTTGACTTTCAAAAAGCCTTTAGCTAAGAAATATCTTGGAACTGATGATCCTACTGCTATTGCAGAAATGATGTCAACTCCAGAAAAGATGTTGGATACAGCTAAGAAATTAAAAGATGCAAGCGGTGGAAAAGTTTCATTGTTCCCAACTTTCGAAGAGCCACAGAAGTTATACCTCGGTGGACGTAGTCAGGGATGGGTTGTTGACAACAAACTTAATATAGACCAGAAGATGATAGACTTTATCGACTTCGCTAAAACTTTAAGAGACAACAAATATGAAGCATCACTCGATCAGTGGTCACCAGGATGGTCCGCTGCTATAGCTGATGATGAAAAAGCTCTCGTATGGGTATGCCCAACTTGGGGTATTCCATGGATAATCGGTTCAAACGACAAGAAGGCTGCTGATGGCGGTAGATGGGGCTTAGCTAAGCCACCGTTCCCATTCTTCTGGGGTGGAACTTGGTTCGGTATGTACAGCAAATCAACTAAACAAGACGTTGCTTGGGAGTTGGTTAAGTACTTTACTACTGACAAAGAATTTATGAAGAAGTGGGCAACTAACAATCAGGACTTCCCGAACAACTTACAGGCTATATCTGAAGGTTCAGCTGAAGACAGCAAGATCATGGGTACAAACGTATTCAAGTTCTATGAGCCATTCGTAAAAGATATCAATGGTAAGATCCTTACTAAGTATGATGATACAATTGAAAATGCATTTATTGATTGTATGAGATCATTCCTTGCTGGTAAGATTAAGTCTAAGGAAGATATGCTCAAGACATTCAAAGATAAAGTTAAGACTAACTTAAAAGATATTACTGTTGAGTAA
- a CDS encoding cellulase family glycosylhydrolase, with protein sequence MIKVLCTKRIITFIMMVSVLLTLLPVSYTVQAADPLSAPGNDDWLHVEGNKIVDKDGKEVWLTGTNWFGFNTGSGVFDGVWSCNMKTAFKNMADRGINFLRIPMSVQIINEWAAGIYPKAQVNDFVNPELKGKNSLQLFDIAMSNCKEYGIKVMIDIHSAPSAAMGHTIPLWYDGSFTTEDFYKALEWITNRYKNDDTILAIDLKNEPHGNPNQSAEFAKWDNSKDKTNWKYVAEEAGKKVLAINPNLLIMVEGVEAYPKPGYDYTAKDAWGAESKYYFTWWGGSLRGVKDYPVNLGTGNKQLVYSPHDYGPLVYKQSWFYDGFTKETLYNDCWKDNWAFIHEQNIAPLLMGEWGGFMDGGPNEKWMVALRDYMIENKIHHTFWCYNANSGDTGGLVTHDFITWEEDKYALLKPALWQNKAGKFIGLDHQVPLGSNGISLSEYSDGPVVSTSPSTSKPTPTSTKQSSTPTPTATTGTTGYKVSGYVKADFTDTLKNGFKVEVVGQSLNKLTDSNGYFEIGNISTAIASYNIKISKAGYVSRTINNISNSSNASISSQSGPLALFAGDLNGDDSVNMSDILLLAKSFNSTKDSSNYNEVCDLNADSSINMNDVMIVAKNFNKTATNY encoded by the coding sequence ATGATAAAAGTCTTGTGTACAAAAAGAATTATTACATTCATCATGATGGTCTCAGTGTTGTTAACCCTATTACCAGTTTCATATACCGTACAAGCTGCAGATCCCCTAAGTGCACCTGGTAACGATGACTGGCTTCATGTAGAAGGAAACAAGATTGTTGATAAGGACGGTAAGGAAGTATGGCTGACAGGTACAAACTGGTTTGGGTTTAATACCGGTTCGGGAGTTTTTGATGGAGTTTGGAGCTGCAACATGAAAACTGCCTTCAAAAACATGGCTGACAGAGGTATTAACTTTTTAAGAATTCCAATGTCTGTTCAAATAATAAATGAATGGGCAGCAGGTATCTATCCAAAAGCTCAGGTTAACGACTTTGTGAATCCGGAGCTCAAAGGCAAAAACAGTTTGCAATTATTTGATATAGCTATGTCAAACTGCAAAGAATATGGCATTAAGGTAATGATAGATATTCATAGTGCTCCATCAGCAGCTATGGGACATACTATACCTTTGTGGTATGACGGATCCTTCACAACTGAAGATTTTTACAAAGCATTAGAATGGATTACCAATCGCTATAAGAATGATGATACAATACTTGCTATTGACCTGAAAAACGAACCTCACGGTAACCCCAATCAGTCTGCAGAGTTTGCCAAGTGGGACAATTCTAAAGATAAAACCAATTGGAAGTATGTTGCAGAAGAAGCAGGTAAAAAAGTTTTGGCAATAAACCCCAACCTGTTAATAATGGTTGAAGGTGTTGAAGCTTATCCGAAGCCTGGGTATGATTATACAGCCAAGGATGCATGGGGAGCGGAAAGTAAATATTACTTCACCTGGTGGGGAGGCAGCCTCAGAGGTGTAAAAGATTATCCTGTTAATCTAGGAACCGGCAACAAGCAATTGGTTTATTCTCCGCACGATTATGGACCTTTGGTTTATAAGCAGAGTTGGTTCTATGACGGATTTACAAAAGAAACCTTATATAATGACTGCTGGAAAGACAACTGGGCTTTTATACATGAACAGAATATCGCTCCGCTTCTTATGGGGGAATGGGGCGGATTTATGGACGGCGGACCTAATGAAAAATGGATGGTGGCTTTAAGAGACTACATGATTGAAAACAAAATCCACCATACATTCTGGTGTTATAATGCCAACTCAGGAGATACAGGCGGTCTTGTTACCCATGACTTTATAACATGGGAAGAAGACAAGTATGCACTGCTTAAGCCTGCACTCTGGCAAAATAAAGCAGGCAAATTTATAGGTTTAGACCATCAGGTTCCCCTTGGTTCAAACGGTATAAGCTTGTCAGAGTATAGTGACGGACCGGTGGTTTCAACTTCACCGTCAACTTCCAAGCCTACACCTACCAGCACAAAACAAAGCAGTACTCCAACTCCAACAGCTACTACAGGTACAACAGGATACAAGGTTTCGGGTTATGTTAAGGCTGATTTTACCGATACATTAAAAAATGGATTTAAGGTTGAAGTGGTAGGGCAATCCTTAAATAAATTAACCGATTCAAACGGATATTTTGAAATAGGCAACATATCGACTGCAATTGCCTCTTATAACATAAAAATAAGTAAGGCCGGGTATGTTTCGAGAACTATTAATAATATCAGCAATTCAAGTAATGCAAGCATCAGCTCACAGTCAGGGCCATTAGCACTTTTTGCAGGTGACCTGAACGGAGATGACAGCGTTAACATGTCAGACATACTCCTATTGGCAAAGTCATTTAATTCAACTAAGGACAGTTCGAATTACAATGAAGTTTGTGACTTGAACGCAGACTCAAGCATTAATATGAATGATGTTATGATAGTGGCAAAAAACTTTAATAAAACTGCTACTAATTATTAA
- a CDS encoding glycoside hydrolase family 9 protein, translating into MKRNFLKRVAVIAAVFVLSTVFTVPGPAVNAAPDYNYGEALQKAIMFYEFQRAGKIPENSRNNWRGDSGMTDGADHNIDLTGGWYDAGDHVKFNLPMAYTSTMLAWSVYESRDAYVKSGQLEYILDNIKWATDYFIKCHPSPNVYYYQVGDGQADHSWWGPAEVVLEVMKRPSYVLSTANPGSAVVAETAAALASAAIIFKPTNPAYAAECLRHAKELYAFADSTRSDKGYTAAEGFYASWSGFYDELTWAAMWIYLATGDKTYLSKAEAFEPNWEREGITTNIKYKWAHCWDQKLFGALLLLARETDKPLYKEAIERHLDWWAGTGPEKITYSPKGLAWLDRWGSLRYATTEAFLADVYADWQGCAASKATSYKAFAKSQIDYALGSTGRSFVCGYGVNPPKRPHHRTAHGSWMGYLDCDIPNFHRHVLYGALVGGPSSSDGYTDDVKNYENNEVACDYNAGFVGILAKMYGKYGGNPIPGFKAIEEPVDEYLTMSAVSIQGDAAMITITLGNQTGWPARVTDKLSCRYFVDISEGLTAGLKPEDYKIAVSGTSAAKITGLIPWDVSKNIYYIDIDFTGFRMYPGGINNYKKTVSFNVKFPYGSNAWDTKNDFSAQDLAAATSWEGSLTKYIPVYEAGVKVFGPEPGGNPNPTPTKPSSTPTPTSSQTGRTVSGYVKPDFNSTAAGILSGFTVTLDGAGLSATTDEKGFFKFENVSPVVQGYGLTIKKAGLLTRTINNIAVSNRDVQLSTQNAPILIWGGDSNQDGTINMSDIMVVAKAFNSTSGAVNYTTSADFNLDGSVNMNDVVIAAMRFNKTTADYPAVVY; encoded by the coding sequence ATGAAAAGAAATTTTCTAAAAAGAGTTGCTGTAATTGCAGCTGTTTTTGTGCTCTCAACGGTATTTACCGTTCCAGGGCCGGCGGTAAATGCTGCTCCTGATTACAATTACGGCGAAGCATTGCAAAAGGCAATTATGTTTTATGAGTTCCAGCGTGCAGGAAAGATTCCTGAAAATTCACGCAACAACTGGCGCGGTGACTCAGGTATGACGGACGGTGCAGACCATAATATCGATCTGACTGGCGGGTGGTATGATGCCGGAGACCATGTGAAGTTCAATTTGCCGATGGCCTACACATCAACAATGCTTGCTTGGAGTGTCTATGAAAGCAGGGATGCTTACGTTAAAAGCGGTCAGCTTGAATACATATTGGATAATATAAAGTGGGCAACAGACTACTTTATTAAGTGCCATCCTTCTCCAAATGTTTATTATTATCAAGTTGGTGATGGGCAGGCAGACCATTCCTGGTGGGGACCTGCCGAGGTAGTACTTGAGGTTATGAAGAGGCCATCTTATGTGCTCAGCACAGCTAATCCTGGATCGGCTGTTGTTGCCGAGACTGCTGCTGCATTGGCTTCAGCTGCTATCATATTCAAGCCCACCAACCCCGCTTATGCTGCAGAATGCTTAAGACATGCAAAAGAGCTTTACGCATTTGCCGACAGCACAAGAAGCGATAAAGGTTATACTGCTGCGGAAGGATTCTACGCTTCATGGAGCGGTTTTTATGATGAACTTACCTGGGCTGCCATGTGGATTTACTTAGCTACCGGTGATAAAACATATCTTAGTAAAGCGGAAGCATTCGAGCCAAATTGGGAAAGGGAAGGAATAACTACCAATATTAAGTATAAATGGGCACACTGCTGGGATCAAAAGTTGTTTGGTGCTTTATTGCTCCTTGCAAGAGAAACAGACAAGCCCCTTTATAAAGAAGCTATAGAAAGGCATTTGGATTGGTGGGCAGGTACTGGCCCTGAAAAGATTACATACTCCCCAAAAGGCCTTGCATGGCTTGATAGATGGGGATCTTTGAGATATGCTACCACAGAGGCTTTCCTAGCTGATGTTTATGCTGATTGGCAGGGATGTGCAGCAAGTAAAGCGACCTCATATAAAGCATTTGCAAAGAGCCAGATAGATTATGCGTTAGGAAGTACAGGAAGAAGCTTTGTATGCGGATATGGCGTGAACCCGCCAAAGAGACCGCACCACAGAACTGCACACGGTTCTTGGATGGGATACCTTGACTGTGATATTCCCAACTTCCACAGACACGTGCTGTATGGTGCACTTGTTGGTGGACCTAGCAGCTCAGACGGATATACAGATGATGTTAAAAACTATGAGAACAACGAAGTAGCTTGCGACTATAATGCAGGGTTTGTAGGAATTCTGGCAAAAATGTACGGCAAATATGGCGGAAATCCAATTCCTGGCTTTAAAGCCATAGAAGAGCCTGTAGACGAATACCTGACTATGTCGGCTGTAAGCATTCAAGGTGATGCAGCAATGATAACCATTACACTTGGAAACCAGACCGGCTGGCCTGCAAGAGTCACTGATAAGCTTTCATGCAGATATTTTGTAGATATTTCAGAAGGATTAACAGCAGGACTTAAGCCTGAGGACTATAAGATTGCTGTAAGCGGTACAAGTGCAGCCAAGATTACAGGATTGATTCCCTGGGATGTATCGAAGAATATCTACTATATAGATATTGATTTTACAGGATTTAGAATGTATCCGGGCGGAATCAATAATTATAAAAAGACAGTCAGCTTTAATGTAAAATTCCCTTATGGTTCCAATGCTTGGGACACTAAGAATGATTTCTCGGCACAGGATTTGGCGGCTGCAACAAGTTGGGAAGGATCATTGACCAAATATATACCTGTTTATGAAGCCGGTGTCAAAGTATTTGGTCCGGAGCCGGGAGGAAACCCAAATCCAACACCAACAAAGCCTTCAAGCACACCAACACCAACAAGCTCGCAAACCGGTAGAACTGTTTCAGGTTATGTAAAGCCTGATTTTAACTCAACAGCCGCAGGAATATTATCCGGGTTTACAGTTACATTAGATGGTGCAGGACTCTCAGCTACTACTGATGAAAAGGGCTTCTTCAAGTTTGAAAATGTATCGCCTGTTGTTCAGGGATATGGTCTTACTATCAAAAAGGCCGGCTTGCTCACAAGAACAATAAATAACATAGCTGTATCAAACCGTGATGTTCAATTATCAACTCAAAATGCTCCAATACTCATATGGGGTGGAGACAGCAATCAGGACGGAACTATCAATATGTCGGATATTATGGTTGTTGCCAAAGCATTCAACAGCACATCCGGTGCAGTAAATTACACTACAAGTGCGGATTTCAACTTGGACGGATCAGTTAACATGAACGATGTAGTTATTGCTGCTATGCGTTTTAACAAGACTACAGCGGATTATCCGGCAGTAGTGTATTAA